A part of Liolophura sinensis isolate JHLJ2023 chromosome 1, CUHK_Ljap_v2, whole genome shotgun sequence genomic DNA contains:
- the LOC135482238 gene encoding ADP-ribose glycohydrolase OARD1-like: MDKYLTKTSVSRKRKSTEQRDEEETDQKAVQSYPGLEFVQKKGDLFSCAEKDALAHCVSADFRMGKGIAVLFKQKFGGVQELKDQLCRPGGVAVLKRGDRFVYYLVTKEKVYNKPTYPVLKSSLEAMRDHCVKNCVQTVSMPRIGCGLDGLQWTKVADMIQDVFRNTDMTINVYTI, from the exons atgGATAAATACTTGACGAAGACATCTGTGAGCAGAAAGCGTAAATCAACAGAGCAAAGAGATGAAGAGGAAACTGATCAAAAAGCAGTTCAG TCTTACCCGGGCTTAGAGTTTGTTCAGAAAAAGGGCGACCTATTCTCCTGTGCCGAGAAGGATGCTTTGGCCCACTGTGTTAGTGCGGACTTCCGAATGGGAAAGGGCATCGCTGTGCTGTTTAAGCAGAAGTTTGGGGGAGTGCAAGAATTGAAAGATCAGC TTTGCAGACCTGGGGGTGTAGCAGTGCTGAAGAGAGGGGACAGATTTGTGTATTACCTGGTCACCAAGGAAAAAGTGTACAACAAACCGACCTATCCCGTGCTGAAGTCCAGTCTAGAAGCCATGAGAGATCACTGTGTGAAGAACTGTGTCCAGACTGTCTCCATGCCAAGAATAGGCTGTGGCCTCGATGGTCTTCAATGGACAAAAGTTGCAGATATGATTCAGGACGTGTTCAGGAACACGGACATGACCATCAATGTTTATACCATATGA
- the LOC135472995 gene encoding allograft inflammatory factor 1-like: MPLQNVDRQGGKQYGKLKHQQSITLDDINKEFLEDEDYKDFEDLEERLNAYKDQFMEFDDDNSGDIDIMELKRMMEKLGQAKTHLELKKMISEVDTTNSGTISYHEFLNMMLGNKHSVLKLILMFEEKKKQKESPRGPPPKRDLSSLP; encoded by the exons ATGCCACTACAAAACGTGGATAGGCAGG GTGGTAAACAGTATGGCAAACTTAAACATCAGCAATCTATAACCTTGGATGACATAAACAAG gaaTTTTTGGAAGATGAAGACTATAAGGACTTCGAGGATTTGGAAGAGCGGCTTAATGCTTACAAAG ATCAGTTTATGGAATTTGACGATGACAACTCTGGGGACATAg ATATTATGGAGCTGAAAAGGATGATGGAGAAGCTAGGCCAGGCCAAGACTCACCTGGAGTTAAAGAAAATGATCAGCGAAGTGGACACAACAAACTCTGGTACCATCTCATACCACGAATTTCTCAACATGATGCTAGGCAACAAACACTCGGTATTAAAACT aATTCTGATGTTTGAGGAGAAGAAGAAGCAGAAGGAATCTCCTCGCGGACCTCCCCCCAAGAGGGACTTGTCCAGCTTACCTTAA